From Halorubrum sp. PV6:
CGCCTGTATCTGCGCCTTCATATCGGCGATACCGGACGCGATCTCTTCGGGCGTCCGTTCCGCGAGGAGCGACTGGGCGTGTTCAGTGACGATCGCCGTTTCCGACCGTCGGTAGTGCGTCGTCTGACCATCCTGAGATGTCGTTACCTCACCAGCGCTCTCGAGCGTTCGCAGGTGCTTTCGCGCCGTGGTCGGTGAGACGCGGGCACGCTCGGCGATCTGTGCTGCAGACAGCGGATCGTACACACGAGAGATGACTTCGTACACTCGTTCAAAGGGCGTCGTCTCCTCGATCCATTCCTCTTCGACGACGTCGTTCACGTCACGGTGTTCAGTGCCGCCATCCGGGCTCATTCGGTGGGGCGGGGACGGCTCCTCGGACATTATGTGCCAACCAACGGGAGAGCGGCATAATAATCTGTGGGGTAGTATATTGTTCACCGAATTCATGATATGGAGGATTGTCCACAGCAGTCTTAACCAACAGCGATCTGTAGGACGGTCGTTCTGTTGGTTAACACGCTACCGGATGTTCAGCTAACAAACCCGGAACTGATTCTGGAAGTGGGATTAACAGAGCGAACCCGCGAGAGTACGCTGTTTCTGTCAAGACGATCTCCATTCCCTGAAATCCGGAACAGACACGCCGGCAATTATACGCGGAGCAGGCGCAATACCATGGCCTTCAGGCCGTGGATACACGCCGTCACTCAGTGACACGTTCCACCGATACCGGCAGGGCTGGATATTCCACGCCAAACACAGAATTTAATACTATATTTTTATAACTAGTTATGAGCACAGTACGATGCTGGAGACAACCCGTACCTACGTCGCACGCGTCACGAACCAAAGTCAGGTTCGTGACGACCTCGACCAGTGTGGGTTCTCCGCCTCGAAACTGTGGAACGTCGGACGCTACTACATCCAACAACGATGGGACGACGACGGTGAGATACCCGACGAAGCCGAACTGAAATCAGAGTTGAAAGACCACGAACGCTACAGTGACCTGCATTCTCAGTCAAGTCAGCGAGTTCTCGAAGAACTTGCTGAAGCGTTCACCGGCTGGTACAACTCCGACGATGGCGACAACCCACCG
This genomic window contains:
- a CDS encoding winged helix-turn-helix domain-containing protein codes for the protein MNDVVEEEWIEETTPFERVYEVISRVYDPLSAAQIAERARVSPTTARKHLRTLESAGEVTTSQDGQTTHYRRSETAIVTEHAQSLLAERTPEEIASGIADMKAQIQAWREEYGVDSPEEFARELDIDDADSDHGALLTEWQTTRRNLALAQATLAIGEVSQTGHLTGTDTDDDGNDDTSIVV